Part of the Haliotis asinina isolate JCU_RB_2024 chromosome 8, JCU_Hal_asi_v2, whole genome shotgun sequence genome is shown below.
taatccagtttagataaCATGCTGGAtcgtagagctgatgataaatgtacaagccacaaaagggactgagactttatgctggtgttgataaATTGCTGGACTAGACAAGTGCCGGTTTTCTCTCAGCTTCCGCTGTATATTCATTGCAAATGCTATTCTAGGACATTGATACGTTTTTGTACATGGTGTCAGAGAAGAGAATAACACCATCAAGGAATAGAAAGAGAAGCAACTGAGTTAATTCTGGAAGCCTGGGGAGCATAAAAATTCTATACTATCAGCTAAATCGTTTGTAAAAATGGAAAACAAAAAGGAACTCAAGACACAATCTTGACGAACTCCAATATTACAGTTAAACAActgtgaaaaagaaaagaactattgattttaatgcaAGATTTATATAAATAGAAATTGAGAACTATAAATAGAATTGATGCAACCTAGCATCTTGAGTGTTAATCCTTTCCATAATTTCGCCCTATTTACCAAATCAAAAGCTTCGGAGAAGTCGACGAAAAAGCATACAATTTGCCCTTTGTCGATAGAATTATCCGTGTATtagaataaagaataaagatgCTGTCGACAGTTGAGTTTCCTATTCAAAACCTGCCTGTGTTTAGGATATTTTGATATAAGCTTCACACCAAAATGTACGTCCGCCGTTAATAACTGCTATATAGAGTTAACTTTACTAAACATACTAAGGATAGTAATTCCTCTATAATTTGAAACTGAATCTCGATCTCCCTTTGTATGACTAGGGACAATAAGGTCGACCGAACTTCCAGCAGGAAACTCACCATTCTCAAAAATCATGTTGAATAAAACTATCAAATACAGAACAAGAATATCTGAAGAATACCTGAAACATTCAGCAAATAACTTATCATCATCAGCGGCTTTAGAGCACGTCAGGGTATTTCACGTTGGTAACCTCTTCTACTGTTATAGACGAGTCCAGAATTGTAACATTAGTATCCACGGGATGATATTCGCGACCGTAAGTTGTATTACGATCTTTCGAACCAGAAGCGCCCATGAACATGTTATAGAAATATTGAAACCGCTCTTGAAAAGTTTTATTGTGATCCACGGATGTTCTCCTTTATAACACGTGCACCATAATTACCAGTATATATATGGTGTTGTATCTTATCCAGTTCCCACGCTTAACTAAAAACAACACTAGCAGTCTAAAGCAGTGTATACAAATTTGTTCCAGTGCTTATTGAAGTCCATGCCCTGATTGTGTAATTTCTCAGTGAGAATATTTTGAGGTCCATCATCTAACTCTTATCCTTCCAAACATTGTTTTAGTCGCATCCAGAACACGCGTCTATCCTCCTCCTCTTCTGGCCAAGTGATGTAGCTTGTTGTTTGGAAGAGGGCATACAGTGATGACGTCATGTTTCGCGACTCAATGTTCTCAAGCAGCACCACCAACAGGTAGCCCTCGTCCTTCTCCAGAGCCCGTTTCTGGATCAGAGACAGCTCAAACTGACACCATGGACTCAGAATGAAAGAATTGGACAGCACCATGATGACTTTTCTGCTGCTTTCCAAACTGGTTACAATATTATCAACTATATATTGCCCCGGAAAAAAGTCTCTTTCATGAATACACAGCTTAAAGTTGGCTTCGTCTTCCATCCTTGGTATGATAATATTTCTTATCCAGGGTGAATCATCTTCACAGTACAACACAAAAGCGTCATAGGTGTATACCGTTGCATCCATTGGTTTCCTTCTTTTGTATCTCAACATGTGGATGCAATAGCGAATGCGCCAACGTAATCTGTAAGCAAAGGAGAGAACTACTATCAACACTATTGAAACTATGGACAGACCGTAGATTATGGGAAACACATAAGGAGAGATTCGACAAGCCTCTTCAGAGATGTTGGCATCAGTGAGAAGTGTTGATTTGAGGTTCGGTGGGTAACCGCATTGATAGGACTCAGGGAAGTCCGTgaatatatgtctgtctgcctttGCCCACGTAATGAACCAGAGATTGGAGCAGGTGCAGAGATAATCATTTGTTGCCAAATCCAAGTGTGTGAGTTGATTTCTGATTGGTATTGGAAATACATCTTCACTGACGACCTGAATGGCATTTTGTGAGAGTCGTACACGTCTCAGTTTCGTCAAGTTTGTGAAAACTCCTGAAGGTAAAGACATAATTCGGTTTCCATGAAGATCGATTTCTCTAAGTTCCCGGAGGTTTGATATTACCTTTGGAAAAAATGATAACTGACACCTTGGCATTCGTAGCACCTCTATTTTTTCAATCCCAAATAAGAGTGTTTCGAAAAAGCTATCATTAAAGTATAACATGGTATTGTAGGATAAGTCCAGCCATTTTAGTCCCATGCAACCTCGAAGTGCTTTTGGGCTAACAATATAATCGaaataaccaaattttgcaATTCCACTGAGGTAAAGATTTTGAATGGCACTGTTATTGAAAGCATATGCCTCGAGTCTTTTCCTGGGAAAGTAACTCCTGAATGCATTACTGACTGCAATAAATCGAAGGTTTGGTAAtgatgaaaatgtatttgaatgaaTCTTTGTCATTAAGTTTTCTATTGCGTTGAAAAAATCCAATTTCTTCAGACACTTCAAACTTACATTTGAGATGTGTCTTATAGCGTTTTCGCGTATAtctagtgattgaagttgtgaaCTATTTGTATGAACACACAATCCAGGAagctgagttagtgagtttgatCGGAGCGAGATATGGGTCAAATGCGAGGGAACATCAGCTGTTGTCCAATATATGTCATTGTGAAGAAAGCTTAAAGTTCTTAGTGATTTCAGACGAGATATCACGGTAAAGTTGACGTATTTGACTCGACAAAACTCCATTTTTAAAGTTTGTATGTTCAGTCGTGTAAgcccatcaacaaaatcatcagTGATATTCCGCAGAAACTTGTTTGCTGAAAGGTCAAGAGATCTGAGGTTGTTTTGCAAACTATGAAAAGAATTCTGTAGCATACTTTCAGACACACCACTGTATCTAAGATCAAGAATCTCTAGCATCAACATGTCTTGAAATGCGTCTGGGGAgatgtttgtgatactgttgTTGCGGAGTATCAGAATTTTCAGCTGTGACATGTTCCGAAACATGATTCTAGTTAGCTCTCcaagataatttgatgaaaagttcAGAAACTCCGTTGTCGGTTGCAAGTCTGGAATGTGTGTGAGATTCACTCCGTTGTTTATACATTTGGCACATTTAGCTGAACAGCTACAGAGACCTTTAAAACAAGGTGTAGACACATTTCCACAACGAATAGTCTCTCCTTCCACAGTATAAGTCAGTGCCATATAGGAAACTAACGTACAAATTGTTATCCCCACAAGACGGGCCATGGATGTTCCAAGTAGCTGTGTTAAATCCTCGGATTCTGAAATGTAAGATTGCTTCTTATTTTATACCTGAAATTGGAAACAAGACCCATGATAATTCCGTACACTTCTTGGACAGCAGCTGCTGATGCCACCGGTAGGTCTTGAAGTGATTCTATTCCATATAAATGCAGAACAGTACCTATGGTTATTAACCTACATACAACTATTCACATTCATATCataattgtttgtttgattatttTGACCCTACTGGCACGCCATACACTGATTTTAGATTTACACGTGCTACGATCAAAGGCGTTGTTAGGTGTTGACTTCTGAGCTGAAACTTAAGTTGATATCAAGTCTACCATGGCCCACCAGGAGTCCAGATCTCAACCCCACGGATCATGTTTAGGACATTTTGGGTCGTAGAACACGCCAACATGATCCTCCAAAACAAATTGTTGACGTATTGGAACAAGTCGTCCATCAAGAATGGAACGCAATGCCTCAGCGTCAAACTCAATGTCTGATACGGCCAAAGAGGAACAGAGTCAGTAATGTTGTTGCAGTTGGTGGAGTTAAACCACTTGGGAAACGCATGTTCATTGTTCTTGGACATCAATCAAATCAATGTGAATGATTAACTGCCACGTGGTAAGtatttctgtttaaaaacaataaaattgtACTTATTTTGCTAATCTTCATCATGCCTAATCCATTACCCGCGGTTTATATAGGCATAGCCTCGTGGTATAAGCCGTTTAATCACCTTCACCATGGTAGCCCGCGCAGAGTTTGTTTGAATACCTTTATGTGATTTCTTGAGGATTTATGTAAGAATCTTGAAAAGGAGCTCACTTGTTAGTGttatacatgtaccacacacagagagacacacacatagATACCGACACAAGAcccacacacagagacacagacacattcaCTATCAGAATGTACAGGGACACAGTCCCAACAACCTAGGTAATGATAAATAAActgataaaactaaacttacccaAAGTACACACATGCTTATCATAGATATACCATAAAGAGGAAAAAATTATATGTCGAAATGAATAATATAACACGAACCTGAGGCACATTCGTAGACGTAGTTGTAACAGCACGACGCTCCATGTGCGGTGCGTAGTGAGTTACTGAATCAAATAAACACGCCCAAtattcatgtgaaaatatttccTGCAGTAACCTCGGAGTAACGGTGTCAGTTTTCACAAATGAGCGCTGGTCATTTCTAgtttcacagtgagtgagttggttttatcCCAGCTTTTAGCAACATGACAACAATATCACGGTCGGGGACACCtatgtggggtatcgaacccggctcttctatttaaacgatttaatcacATGACTACCCCTCCGCCCGTATTTGTTACAATcgagtttgtttgttgtttctcagTAATTGTTTTAGCTATGTGGTGgatgtctgcaaataatcaagcctggacaaGTGCATGAAGGGGTGTAGGGAAAGCGTGTTTAACAATCAAAATCAAGATTTAAGGATGATTAGCTACATATCAATGTACAGTctcagtaaacttagtctcagtgtatttcgttacactctacCACTttgtctaacaaaacctagtggaaggtcgcgtcaggtaacctttgagcgaccaatgaccatccaatcaaacgcgagactactatttagggatcgcagggactttcaaaatattcaggtcactgacacagatctctccacaaacaaaaaactgcatataacacaactatttgacctgcagtatgtacgctttggggtttctattgacatggttaccattagctaatagttccgcaagatgacatccttgaatattgcccaaaacaccattttcagcgactatttactcaccgttgtcatggtggTACGTAAGCCATGTGCATCCCCCGGAAgagagcgtacgctaaatagcattcggaatcgttcgggtacgaaccttttatagataaaaagttcaaaaggtatgtgcgaatatccactttcgcgatttggtaagctgtgttctgattggtcagtctcagaGGTTACCTGTCGCGACCTTcttctaggttttgttagactcagtggtgaagtgtaacgaaaagtactgaggataaatTTAGTAAGACTGTGTAATAGTATTGCCTTAAAGCTAGTGGTGATTTATAAGTTCATTTCTTAAAAATGCTGAAAAGCGCACGTACAATCTCCAAAACATGTCCGCAACATCGTGAGAAATGCACGCTAAGCCGCTAGGTGCACAAACAGACATTCGTGCATTTGAATCCCTCACCGTCCATGGCATTATTCTCATTAAAATTTCACATGAGGTAACACATTTCCGCTAGCTACGCTTTTTGCGCTTTAAATATCGAAATAAACAGTTTTCATCATTATTAAACAATGACGTAGTGCTTTAGGGATGTTCGCTggtaatataaataatatttaacttttttttcTAACTggtatattttttatgtatggCATTTGTCTTTGCGAAAACAGCCCAGAAAAGTAGGGGTCACTGTGGATTTTCGTGAGATATGGACTCTCAAAGATTCCTTGGTCACCCAAGACTTTTAACATGGGAGTCGATGGGAAAATCAGCAAACTTTTTACATAATCCATCATTTTCATAAATTCTagtatttaacttttttctAACTTGAGATATGTTAATAACAAGATGCTTTGCTACAAAAAAACTCTATAAAACAATACAGGTCGCTCTGGGTATTTTTCCGCAGTGACACAATGTGTAACATCATATTACATACATATGCACCATTTCTATGTACATTGTATAATAAAATGGAGGATATATGATGCTTAAATAGTTTTTCTTCTAAAAATTGAATATCTCACTTCATTGTCGATTAAAATATCTTAGTTTATGCAcattcatgttaacatttttgcTCAGTAAAATGATATTTGAAGCAAAACATGTGAAGAGTTAATAAATTTGACACGCTGGGCATTATTCACCATTGACTGAAATGGTTGTATAATTCTTGACTATGTCGATAATTTAATTATATtaatttgaaataacaaaacacaaacacatctgACCATTGCAATATCTtacatgcatatcattgttgttgtttcatttttatttcatatcttacatacatgtacatttgatTTTAAGTCATACGTAACATTTTGGATATAAACTTTTATCATCACAATCACTTGATGTAACAGGTCTCTATATTGTAAATGAAGGAAATTATATAAATAAGTCCAGgtaaataaatatcaacatAATTAAGTAATCAGGAGCCATATCACAATTCATGAAGGTAAAAAGATATGAAATaagtaagaaaagctaatcagATATTTCAACATGATTTTCAcatcgttacataaaaaacctGAGATAAACTCTACAATAAACAGTAACATCAGCTAAAAACATGATAATTCTTAAATTCAAGCCAAATGGAATAATTAGGTGCACATATTCAAATATACAAGTATTGTGACTAAGATGTAGATCATCGATTCAAAATTAAAGAGGAATGATAGTGAAGGtctgctgaaatcttcaaagtgtcactgTCATCTTGTAAAATGTCAAGGTCATCAAAATCAACTTGACCCTGCACATTCTCTAGATGAAGTTTGGCGTCAAGTTTGGAAAAGAATCCAGCGAACTATTCTTGAGATTTACTACATGCTGAACAGTTAAAGACTGAGGAAAATGCTAACCAGTACAAAGAGATTCTCACCCTAGtgttactgatatcaaatacatttaAGGACTgattgtgtatttctttcgttgcattgaaggatggcactaaaaaccaatgtgctaCGCGGagtcatacagtttgcacattggtttttagtttcatacttcaatgcaacgaaaga
Proteins encoded:
- the LOC137293677 gene encoding toll-like receptor 2 encodes the protein MARLVGITICTLVSYMALTYTVEGETIRCGNVSTPCFKGLCSCSAKCAKCINNGVNLTHIPDLQPTTEFLNFSSNYLGELTRIMFRNMSQLKILILRNNSITNISPDAFQDMLMLEILDLRYSGVSESMLQNSFHSLQNNLRSLDLSANKFLRNITDDFVDGLTRLNIQTLKMEFCRVKYVNFTVISRLKSLRTLSFLHNDIYWTTADVPSHLTHISLRSNSLTQLPGLCVHTNSSQLQSLDIRENAIRHISNVSLKCLKKLDFFNAIENLMTKIHSNTFSSLPNLRFIAVSNAFRSYFPRKRLEAYAFNNSAIQNLYLSGIAKFGYFDYIVSPKALRGCMGLKWLDLSYNTMLYFNDSFFETLLFGIEKIEVLRMPRCQLSFFPKVISNLRELREIDLHGNRIMSLPSGVFTNLTKLRRVRLSQNAIQVVSEDVFPIPIRNQLTHLDLATNDYLCTCSNLWFITWAKADRHIFTDFPESYQCGYPPNLKSTLLTDANISEEACRISPYVFPIIYGLSIVSIVLIVVLSFAYRLRWRIRYCIHMLRYKRRKPMDATVYTYDAFVLYCEDDSPWIRNIIIPRMEDEANFKLCIHERDFFPGQYIVDNIVTSLESSRKVIMVLSNSFILSPWCQFELSLIQKRALEKDEGYLLVVLLENIESRNMTSSLYALFQTTSYITWPEEEEDRRVFWMRLKQCLEG